Proteins from a genomic interval of Desulfovulcanus ferrireducens:
- a CDS encoding indolepyruvate oxidoreductase subunit beta, with product MSLMRIFFTGVGGQGTLTATNLLAHIALDNDIQVTAGEIHGMAQRGGVVHSFVLLGGYLSPKISEAEADILLGFEPLETLRALSFLKPGGVIVSSEDPILPISVATGKEEYPSVEKIKDSCTTCTGKAYFVPCLTLASKTSVPQTANMVLLGALFAAGLLPFDFDALAKGVKTYLKPKIVDVNLKAIELGAEFVTRNSCSG from the coding sequence ATGAGCTTGATGCGCATCTTTTTTACTGGCGTTGGGGGCCAGGGGACATTAACCGCTACAAACCTTTTGGCCCATATTGCTCTTGATAATGATATCCAGGTGACGGCCGGAGAGATTCACGGCATGGCCCAACGGGGCGGGGTGGTCCATTCTTTTGTCCTTTTAGGTGGTTATTTAAGCCCAAAGATTTCTGAAGCCGAAGCTGATATTCTTCTTGGCTTTGAGCCTTTGGAAACTTTAAGAGCCTTGAGTTTTTTAAAGCCTGGCGGGGTGATCGTGAGTAGTGAAGATCCTATACTGCCTATTAGTGTGGCTACTGGCAAAGAAGAGTATCCCAGTGTGGAAAAGATAAAAGATAGTTGTACTACCTGCACTGGCAAGGCTTATTTTGTCCCTTGTTTAACATTAGCGTCTAAAACTTCTGTCCCTCAGACTGCCAATATGGTCCTTTTAGGTGCCTTGTTTGCGGCCGGCCTTCTTCCTTTTGACTTTGATGCTCTGGCAAAGGGGGTAAAAACATATCTTAAACCTAAAATTGTGGATGTAAATTTAAAGGCCATAGAACTTGGAGCAGAATTTGTGACCCGTAATTCGTGTTCCGGGTAA
- a CDS encoding sigma-54 interaction domain-containing protein — MEFYSTLYEVLLEIGCQDSFHESLERLLQNTAKDLNYKRISLAIFDPKTQKIEFSIYVGHQKIPKASYLIGQGITGQVVKTGKPIIVPVMKDDPNFLNLAFGRPFQELSELSFISVPVLRKNSEGEIEILGVLSVDIPKKNKQELKKHCEFLQVLALVIARHTSFLQDEITRLSGHAYLKDLSHPPLSKELAQNKIIATSKVMATIMGQIMQVAPSRATVLIRGESGTGKELLAEAIHNLSPRKDAPFIKLNCAALPSELIESELFGYERGAFTGAVGQKKGRFELAHKGTLFLDEIGELSAEAQAKLLRAIQEGEIQRLGSEKSIKVDVRIICATHQPLESLIEQGRFREDLYYRINVFPIFIPPLRERREDILPLAEHFLNVFCQEYDKNIKRISTPAIDLLTQYHWPGNVRELRNCLERSVLICNEEVIRTYHLPPTLQTAESSATDTQLPFVEAVAKFEQELLIEALKKAKGNMLQVARDLRASYRVINYKVKKYGINPKKYALK, encoded by the coding sequence ATGGAGTTTTATTCTACATTATATGAGGTCCTTTTGGAAATTGGCTGCCAGGACTCATTCCACGAGAGTCTGGAAAGATTGTTGCAGAATACAGCCAAGGATTTAAATTATAAGCGCATATCATTGGCCATTTTTGATCCTAAAACCCAAAAAATTGAGTTCAGCATCTATGTTGGCCACCAGAAAATACCCAAAGCCTCATATCTTATAGGTCAGGGGATTACCGGCCAGGTAGTTAAAACAGGTAAGCCCATAATTGTTCCGGTTATGAAAGATGACCCCAATTTTTTAAACTTGGCTTTTGGGCGTCCTTTTCAGGAGTTAAGTGAACTATCATTCATTTCCGTCCCTGTGCTTCGAAAAAATAGTGAGGGCGAGATAGAAATCTTGGGCGTTTTAAGTGTAGATATCCCTAAAAAGAACAAGCAAGAGCTTAAGAAGCACTGTGAATTTTTGCAGGTCCTGGCCCTGGTTATTGCTCGTCATACATCTTTCTTACAAGATGAAATTACGCGTCTAAGTGGTCATGCTTATTTAAAAGATTTATCTCACCCGCCTCTTTCCAAGGAACTAGCCCAGAATAAGATTATTGCTACTTCCAAGGTTATGGCCACTATCATGGGCCAAATTATGCAGGTCGCGCCAAGTAGGGCCACGGTCCTTATTCGGGGAGAATCCGGAACAGGAAAAGAGCTTCTGGCCGAGGCCATCCATAATTTAAGTCCACGCAAGGATGCGCCTTTTATTAAACTGAATTGTGCAGCCCTGCCTTCTGAACTTATAGAAAGCGAGCTTTTTGGATATGAACGGGGTGCATTTACCGGTGCCGTGGGGCAGAAAAAAGGTCGGTTTGAATTGGCCCATAAGGGAACTCTCTTTTTGGATGAAATTGGCGAGCTCAGTGCCGAGGCCCAGGCCAAGCTACTCAGGGCCATTCAGGAGGGGGAAATCCAACGATTGGGTAGTGAAAAGTCCATCAAGGTTGATGTGCGTATTATTTGCGCCACTCACCAGCCCCTGGAAAGTCTCATTGAACAGGGGAGATTTCGTGAAGACCTCTATTACCGAATCAATGTTTTCCCCATTTTTATACCTCCGCTTCGGGAAAGAAGAGAAGATATTTTGCCTCTGGCGGAACATTTTCTGAATGTCTTTTGTCAGGAATACGATAAGAATATCAAACGGATTTCTACTCCGGCGATAGATCTTTTAACCCAATATCACTGGCCGGGAAATGTTCGGGAGCTGAGAAATTGTCTGGAACGATCTGTCCTGATTTGTAATGAAGAAGTAATTCGCACCTATCACTTACCACCAACATTACAGACAGCTGAGAGCTCAGCCACTGATACACAACTTCCTTTTGTGGAGGCAGTGGCTAAGTTTGAACAGGAGCTTTTGATTGAAGCCTTAAAAAAGGCCAAAGGGAATATGCTCCAGGTAGCAAGGGATCTTAGGGCCAGTTACAGAGTGATTAATTATAAGGTGAAAAAATATGGAATAAATCCCAAAAAATATGCGTTGAAGTAG
- a CDS encoding MTH1187 family thiamine-binding protein, protein MSTIAELSIFPLGKGASLSPYVAKMVKIIQDSGLDYELGPMGSCIEGEWDEVMNVVDKCFKAMEADSDRIYVNLKIDYRKGRKGGLKKKVESIQEKLNL, encoded by the coding sequence ATGAGCACAATCGCCGAACTATCCATCTTTCCTCTTGGCAAAGGCGCAAGTTTAAGTCCTTATGTGGCTAAAATGGTAAAAATCATCCAGGATAGCGGATTAGATTATGAACTTGGCCCGATGGGCAGCTGTATTGAAGGTGAATGGGATGAAGTTATGAATGTAGTGGACAAATGCTTTAAAGCCATGGAGGCCGATAGCGATCGGATTTATGTCAATTTAAAGATCGACTATCGCAAAGGCAGAAAGGGTGGCTTGAAGAAAAAAGTGGAATCCATTCAGGAAAAATTAAATTTGTGA
- a CDS encoding type IV pilin protein, giving the protein MRLAKKNEQGFTLVELLIVVAIIGILAAIAIPQFTKYKGKAAAGNAEATIKNCMNELVAEFADNGTNSTTCTVGTSNVTLTANSQTGEIISGSQTGILVKNIKVDCNWNSTGVTCSPQ; this is encoded by the coding sequence ATGAGACTTGCCAAGAAAAATGAACAAGGTTTTACCCTGGTGGAACTTTTGATCGTCGTGGCCATTATCGGTATTTTGGCTGCCATCGCTATACCGCAGTTTACGAAGTATAAAGGAAAAGCCGCTGCTGGCAATGCCGAGGCAACAATAAAAAACTGCATGAATGAGTTAGTTGCCGAATTTGCAGATAACGGAACCAATTCTACAACTTGCACAGTTGGAACTAGCAACGTTACTTTGACTGCAAACTCCCAAACTGGTGAGATCATATCTGGCAGCCAAACTGGAATCTTAGTTAAAAATATAAAGGTAGACTGCAACTGGAACAGTACAGGCGTAACTTGCAGCCCACAATAA
- a CDS encoding cysteine desulfurase family protein has protein sequence MRPLYFDYNATTPTHPQVMEAMLPYFNEHFGNPGCTHSYGLSAQKAMQKARQQVADLINASFEEIIFTSGATESNNLVLQGLLEPGDELIVSAIEHPAILNPARALVRKGIDLKIIPVDHNGLIKLDVLKESCTEKTKLISIMLANNEVGTIQPLKEITSWAREKNILVHTDAAQATGKIPVDVQDLGADFLTIAGHKFYAPKGVGALFIRKEINLKPILYGGGQEKGLRPGTENIPYLVALGQACALAQNDLDQEIKRQKELGEIFLSGLKNLDIDFILHGQNAPRLPNTMSIGFKNLRAGDVISGLISYEVAVSAGAACHSSGEKELSYVLKAMNVNEDYGQGTIRFSWGRMTTKEDVHELLSRLKIVFKSLA, from the coding sequence ATGCGCCCTCTTTATTTTGACTATAATGCTACAACCCCAACCCATCCCCAGGTTATGGAGGCAATGCTTCCCTATTTTAATGAACACTTCGGCAATCCTGGTTGCACTCACTCCTATGGTTTGAGCGCCCAAAAAGCCATGCAAAAGGCTAGACAACAGGTGGCCGACCTTATCAATGCAAGTTTTGAAGAAATAATTTTCACTTCTGGCGCTACCGAATCTAACAACCTGGTACTGCAAGGTCTTTTAGAGCCTGGAGATGAACTAATTGTCTCAGCCATTGAGCACCCAGCCATATTGAATCCGGCCAGAGCCCTGGTCCGGAAAGGAATCGACCTTAAAATCATTCCTGTTGATCACAACGGATTAATTAAACTTGATGTTCTAAAAGAATCCTGCACAGAGAAAACTAAACTTATCTCCATCATGCTTGCCAACAACGAAGTAGGTACTATCCAGCCGCTCAAAGAAATTACATCTTGGGCCAGAGAAAAAAATATTCTGGTCCATACAGATGCTGCTCAAGCCACGGGCAAAATCCCCGTGGATGTCCAAGACCTGGGTGCAGATTTTTTAACCATAGCCGGACACAAATTCTACGCACCAAAAGGAGTTGGTGCTTTATTTATCCGCAAAGAAATAAATTTAAAGCCCATTTTATATGGCGGCGGACAGGAAAAAGGCCTTCGTCCAGGAACAGAAAACATCCCTTATCTAGTGGCCTTAGGTCAGGCCTGTGCCTTGGCCCAAAACGACCTTGACCAAGAGATAAAACGGCAAAAGGAACTAGGGGAAATTTTTCTATCCGGCCTGAAAAATTTAGACATCGACTTCATCCTTCACGGCCAGAATGCACCACGCCTGCCTAATACTATGAGCATTGGTTTTAAAAATCTTCGGGCAGGAGATGTAATCTCAGGACTTATTAGCTATGAAGTAGCTGTCTCTGCCGGAGCAGCCTGCCACTCCTCCGGGGAAAAAGAACTTAGCTATGTTCTTAAGGCCATGAATGTAAATGAAGACTATGGCCAAGGGACCATTAGATTTTCATGGGGCAGAATGACGACAAAAGAAGATGTGCACGAACTTTTAAGTCGGCTTAAGATTGTCTTTAAATCATTGGCCTAA
- a CDS encoding glycosyltransferase family 9 protein, protein MNLRNQNWLVIRLSALGDVVLTTGVLAYLGQKYNLNFYFLTKKSFAPVLDNNPYVQKTISVTNKDLNLLAWLKRINELKKDCPHFGLLDLHQNLRSKILKPIWPGPVKSYPKFSLTRRAYLLTRSSLLKKRLELNVPQRYALALCDDAPNISDLRPRVYLRKEENLWAQEFVAGKGLQAPIICLHPYATHPAKSWPKEFWLKLIEMMDRHSLSWLVLGQNKRPLIPDHPQDLTNKTSLRQTIAILARSQHLITNDSGPMHLGTAVDTPVLALFGPTSKEWGFYPSGEKDMVVHLQNPCSPCSLHGQDRCKNDYRCMRNISPEMIFKLLLKRIAA, encoded by the coding sequence ATGAATTTAAGAAATCAAAACTGGCTTGTAATACGACTTAGCGCCTTGGGAGATGTGGTCCTAACTACAGGAGTTCTTGCCTATCTAGGCCAAAAATATAATTTAAACTTTTATTTTCTGACCAAAAAAAGCTTTGCTCCTGTGCTTGATAACAACCCCTATGTTCAAAAAACCATCTCGGTAACCAACAAAGATTTAAATTTATTGGCTTGGCTCAAACGGATTAATGAATTAAAAAAAGATTGTCCGCATTTTGGTCTCTTAGATTTACATCAAAATTTAAGAAGCAAAATTTTAAAACCTATCTGGCCCGGACCTGTTAAATCCTATCCAAAATTCAGTTTAACCAGGCGGGCTTATCTATTAACCAGAAGCAGCCTGCTCAAAAAAAGGCTGGAATTAAATGTCCCCCAACGCTATGCCCTGGCTTTGTGCGACGACGCACCAAATATTTCCGACCTTCGTCCCAGAGTCTATCTGAGAAAGGAGGAAAATCTCTGGGCCCAGGAATTTGTGGCGGGAAAAGGTTTACAAGCTCCTATTATCTGTCTCCATCCCTATGCCACACACCCGGCTAAATCCTGGCCAAAAGAATTCTGGCTAAAACTCATTGAAATGATGGATAGGCATAGCCTGTCCTGGCTTGTTCTGGGACAAAATAAAAGACCACTTATCCCTGACCATCCCCAGGACCTGACCAATAAAACAAGTTTAAGACAAACCATCGCCATCCTTGCCAGGTCCCAACATTTAATCACTAACGACTCCGGCCCCATGCACCTGGGTACGGCAGTAGACACCCCTGTCCTGGCTTTGTTTGGCCCTACAAGCAAGGAATGGGGCTTTTACCCTTCAGGAGAAAAAGACATGGTTGTTCATCTGCAGAACCCTTGTAGCCCCTGTTCTTTACATGGCCAGGACAGATGCAAAAATGACTATAGATGTATGCGTAATATTAGCCCTGAAATGATTTTTAAACTACTTCTGAAAAGAATAGCAGCCTAA
- a CDS encoding glycosyltransferase family 4 protein: MNIGFDAKRFFLNRTGLGNYSRSTISILAKYYPEHDYFLYTPKVKEQFTKLLAHHKIQVRTPENFLTRKFHPFWRSIFLGQIIEKDNLHIYHGLSHEIPLIKKSNKTKLVVTIHDLIFLKHPELYSKFDILAYTFKYKKSCQNAHLIVAISEQTKKDIIEYFNINEQKIKVIYQSCDPNFYAPVSAGEKEKVKKKYHLPDNFILYVGALAPRKNLITLLRALSLVPEEIRVPLVLVGQGKTYKQKLVQKIHELKLDNKVKFLDFVPTNDLPALYQQATVFVYPSLYEGFGIPILEALFSNTPVITSKGSCFREAGGTSSIYVDPHSPEELAQALGKVIKDEELRQQMASIGYSHAQKFHQENVAKKLMQAYLELGAS; this comes from the coding sequence ATGAACATTGGATTTGATGCAAAGCGCTTTTTTTTAAACCGGACTGGCCTGGGCAACTATTCACGCTCGACCATTTCTATTCTGGCCAAGTACTATCCAGAGCATGATTACTTTTTATATACTCCCAAAGTCAAAGAACAATTCACAAAACTTCTAGCCCATCATAAAATACAAGTCCGCACTCCTGAAAATTTTTTGACTAGAAAGTTTCACCCATTTTGGCGGAGCATTTTCTTGGGTCAAATCATAGAAAAAGATAACCTGCATATCTACCACGGGCTATCCCATGAAATACCTTTGATAAAAAAATCAAACAAGACCAAGCTTGTGGTCACTATCCATGACCTTATTTTCTTAAAACACCCTGAGCTATATTCAAAGTTTGATATCCTTGCCTATACTTTTAAATATAAGAAAAGCTGTCAAAACGCCCACCTGATTGTGGCTATCAGCGAGCAAACCAAAAAAGATATTATTGAATATTTTAATATCAATGAGCAAAAAATAAAGGTTATCTATCAATCATGTGATCCAAATTTTTATGCGCCCGTATCCGCCGGGGAAAAAGAGAAGGTGAAAAAAAAATATCACCTGCCCGATAACTTTATTCTATATGTTGGCGCCCTTGCACCCAGAAAAAATCTAATCACTCTGCTTCGCGCCCTAAGCCTTGTGCCCGAAGAGATACGCGTACCTCTAGTCCTGGTGGGTCAAGGCAAGACTTACAAACAGAAATTAGTTCAAAAAATTCATGAACTAAAATTAGATAACAAAGTAAAATTTTTAGACTTTGTCCCAACTAATGACCTTCCTGCTCTCTATCAACAAGCAACTGTTTTTGTTTATCCATCCCTTTATGAAGGGTTTGGGATCCCCATTTTAGAAGCCTTATTTAGTAACACCCCCGTGATTACCTCCAAAGGTTCCTGCTTTCGTGAGGCAGGAGGGACGAGTAGTATTTATGTGGACCCGCATAGTCCAGAAGAACTAGCCCAGGCCTTGGGAAAAGTCATAAAAGATGAAGAGTTACGTCAACAAATGGCCAGTATTGGCTACAGCCACGCGCAAAAATTTCACCAAGAAAATGTGGCTAAAAAACTCATGCAGGCATATCTAGAATTAGGGGCAAGTTAG
- a CDS encoding D-glycero-alpha-D-manno-heptose-1,7-bisphosphate 7-phosphatase produces MKIKNVFLDRDGTVILEKHYLSDPKEVELIPEAGSTLAAMQKQGCRLFLITNQSGIGRKYFKVEDYLAVQEKLGELLDTFQVNFTATQYCPHRPDENCLCRKPKTLMWDKLKKKFALDPKESIIIGDKEADILFGRNCGFKSSILVLTGHGLKEAEKLDLPCLTDSWMKLAPQKPNWPDIVARDIKAAWEAVRKGLMTE; encoded by the coding sequence ATGAAAATCAAAAATGTTTTTTTGGATCGAGACGGAACAGTTATCCTTGAAAAACACTATCTTAGCGACCCAAAAGAAGTAGAACTCATCCCTGAAGCAGGCTCAACGCTGGCAGCCATGCAAAAACAAGGATGCCGTTTATTTTTGATTACGAACCAGAGTGGCATTGGCCGAAAATATTTTAAGGTAGAAGATTACCTGGCTGTTCAGGAAAAGCTTGGAGAACTACTTGATACTTTCCAGGTGAATTTTACAGCCACCCAATATTGTCCACACCGGCCTGATGAAAATTGCCTTTGCCGCAAGCCAAAAACTCTCATGTGGGATAAGTTAAAGAAAAAATTTGCCCTTGATCCAAAAGAAAGCATTATAATTGGTGACAAAGAGGCTGATATCCTCTTCGGGCGCAATTGTGGCTTTAAGAGCTCTATTCTGGTGCTCACCGGTCACGGTTTGAAAGAGGCTGAAAAGTTAGACCTGCCATGTTTGACTGATTCCTGGATGAAACTTGCTCCCCAAAAACCTAATTGGCCCGATATTGTGGCCAGGGATATTAAGGCCGCATGGGAGGCGGTGAGAAAAGGACTAATGACTGAATAG
- a CDS encoding hemolysin family protein, with amino-acid sequence MWELIIAVALASGISAVCSVAEAVIYSVSWTFIERLKGLGRKSGQVLHELRSNIEQPITAILTLNTIANTAGAAVAGAAAAEVFGQENLFYFSIFFTLFILIFSEIIPKTIGVVYNEKLAPVFAKPLLYLVLFLKPVINLCRFLVKFIEKKKVTPPVSEEDLLAVISLTRKSGAIKPYEEQSIQNILSLDKKTVKDIMTPRMVVFSLPAHLTVAEARKAKTIWPHSRIPVYADDDPEDIVGIVYRREVLEALANDQDELKLEDLMKPVHFVLESLTLDRLLIKFLESRMHLFVVLDEYGGVAGVVTLEDVLEEILGKEIVDETDQVVDMRQLAREQRKKLIGN; translated from the coding sequence ATGTGGGAACTAATTATTGCTGTAGCATTGGCCTCGGGTATTTCAGCAGTCTGTTCAGTTGCTGAGGCTGTTATATATTCTGTCTCGTGGACCTTTATTGAACGGTTGAAAGGTCTGGGTCGCAAAAGTGGTCAGGTATTACATGAATTACGTTCGAATATAGAGCAGCCCATCACGGCAATCTTGACTTTAAATACCATTGCTAACACTGCCGGAGCTGCTGTGGCCGGGGCTGCCGCGGCAGAAGTCTTTGGCCAGGAAAATCTTTTTTATTTTTCTATTTTTTTTACTCTTTTTATTCTTATCTTTTCAGAAATTATCCCCAAGACTATCGGGGTTGTCTATAACGAAAAGTTAGCCCCGGTCTTTGCCAAACCTCTTTTATATTTAGTCCTGTTTTTAAAGCCAGTAATAAATCTGTGTCGTTTTCTGGTTAAGTTTATTGAGAAAAAAAAGGTTACTCCGCCCGTTTCGGAAGAAGACTTGCTGGCTGTTATCAGCCTGACTCGTAAATCCGGAGCCATCAAACCCTACGAAGAGCAGTCTATTCAAAATATTTTGTCCTTGGACAAAAAAACAGTCAAGGATATTATGACTCCGCGCATGGTGGTTTTTTCTTTGCCGGCCCACCTGACTGTTGCCGAGGCCAGGAAGGCCAAGACTATATGGCCGCATAGCCGCATCCCTGTGTACGCAGACGATGATCCTGAAGATATTGTGGGTATAGTATATCGTCGCGAGGTTCTGGAGGCTCTGGCTAACGACCAGGATGAGTTAAAGCTTGAGGACTTGATGAAACCTGTTCATTTTGTGTTGGAGAGCTTGACTTTAGATCGCTTACTGATCAAATTTCTGGAGTCGAGGATGCATTTATTTGTGGTTTTGGATGAGTACGGCGGAGTTGCTGGGGTAGTTACTTTAGAAGATGTGTTGGAAGAAATTTTGGGGAAAGAGATTGTGGATGAAACCGATCAAGTAGTGGATATGCGCCAGTTGGCCCGAGAACAGCGTAAGAAGTTAATAGGTAACTGA
- a CDS encoding cytochrome c maturation protein CcmE yields the protein MGKKNNQKWIYIVAFVLVFSGIGYLVWSGLSQNSVYFLKVSEALAMGTENLSQARLFGKVSAKEIIREESGLGVTFNLVDKDDQSKFIKVKYSGAVPDTFKPGVEVIVEGKIASDGQLFLAKTLMTKCPSKYKKKAP from the coding sequence GTGGGTAAAAAAAATAACCAAAAATGGATATATATCGTAGCTTTCGTCCTTGTTTTTTCCGGCATAGGATACTTGGTTTGGTCCGGGCTTTCGCAAAACAGTGTCTATTTTTTAAAAGTTTCAGAAGCCCTGGCCATGGGGACAGAAAATTTAAGTCAGGCGCGGCTATTTGGTAAAGTATCAGCAAAAGAAATTATCAGGGAAGAAAGTGGGTTGGGTGTGACCTTTAACCTGGTGGACAAGGACGATCAATCAAAGTTCATAAAAGTTAAATACTCAGGCGCTGTGCCTGATACTTTTAAGCCAGGTGTAGAGGTGATTGTGGAGGGTAAGATTGCATCAGATGGCCAATTGTTTTTGGCCAAAACCCTTATGACCAAGTGCCCATCCAAATATAAGAAAAAGGCTCCTTAG